Proteins from a genomic interval of Kineococcus rhizosphaerae:
- a CDS encoding NtaA/DmoA family FMN-dependent monooxygenase (This protein belongs to a clade of FMN-dependent monooxygenases, within a broader family of flavin-dependent oxidoreductases, the luciferase-like monooxygenase (LMM) family, some of whose members use coenzyme F420 rather than FMN.): MSRQLKLALFNQPVGRHPGGWRLPGAQGRADDVDWVVRTAQLAERARFDLFFCEDALAAPRPGHDGPVRAVEPLTLLAAVARETTRIGLVATASTTFSEPYNLARQFASLDRISHGRAGWNAVTSQLADAAANFGLAEFPDHATRYRRAAEFVDVVLRLWGSFPAGYHVGDAASGVYTDLSANRPIDHVGEFFAVRGPLDVPASEQGRPVLAQSGSSEAGIDLAGRFADVVYTVAQDPAEGRGFRQRVHAATRAHGRDPARVLVFPGVLPVVAATRAAARDVWAQLQELQDTAAGLRQLSWRSGVDLTGADPGQPVRDLPPSSLGRSRVALLFGPAARAGWTLGELARHAAATNGHRLLVGSADEVADDLQHWFEQEAADGFTVIPTHMPAGFEAFADLVVPRLQDRGLFRREYAAGTLRGNLGLG, translated from the coding sequence GTGAGCCGTCAGCTCAAGCTGGCGCTGTTCAACCAGCCCGTCGGCCGCCACCCCGGTGGGTGGCGGCTGCCGGGCGCGCAGGGCCGCGCCGACGACGTCGACTGGGTCGTGCGCACGGCGCAGCTGGCCGAACGGGCGCGGTTCGACCTGTTCTTCTGCGAGGACGCGCTGGCCGCTCCCAGACCCGGCCACGACGGGCCGGTACGGGCGGTCGAACCGTTGACCCTGCTGGCCGCCGTGGCCCGCGAGACGACGCGCATCGGCCTCGTCGCGACCGCCTCGACGACGTTCAGCGAGCCGTACAACCTGGCCCGGCAGTTCGCGTCGCTGGACCGCATCAGCCACGGCCGCGCCGGGTGGAACGCCGTCACCAGCCAGCTCGCGGACGCCGCCGCGAACTTCGGGTTGGCTGAGTTCCCCGACCACGCGACCCGCTACCGGCGGGCGGCGGAGTTCGTCGACGTCGTGCTCCGGCTGTGGGGGAGCTTCCCGGCCGGGTACCACGTGGGGGACGCGGCGAGCGGCGTGTACACCGACCTGAGCGCGAACCGGCCCATCGACCACGTGGGGGAGTTCTTCGCCGTCCGCGGACCGCTCGACGTCCCGGCCTCCGAGCAGGGGCGCCCCGTCCTGGCCCAGTCGGGATCCTCGGAGGCGGGCATCGACCTGGCCGGGCGGTTCGCCGACGTCGTCTACACCGTCGCGCAGGACCCGGCCGAGGGGCGTGGTTTCCGCCAGCGCGTGCACGCCGCCACCCGGGCGCACGGGCGTGACCCGGCACGGGTCCTCGTGTTCCCCGGCGTGCTGCCGGTCGTCGCGGCCACCCGTGCTGCGGCGCGGGACGTGTGGGCGCAGCTGCAGGAGCTGCAGGACACCGCGGCCGGGTTGCGGCAGCTGTCGTGGCGTTCCGGGGTGGACCTCACGGGAGCCGACCCCGGGCAACCCGTGCGGGACCTGCCGCCCAGTTCCCTGGGGCGCAGCCGCGTGGCGCTGCTGTTCGGGCCCGCGGCCCGTGCCGGCTGGACGCTCGGGGAACTGGCCCGGCACGCCGCGGCGACCAACGGCCACCGGCTGCTCGTCGGGTCCGCCGACGAGGTCGCGGACGACCTGCAGCACTGGTTCGAGCAGGAGGCGGCGGACGGGTTCACCGTCATCCCCACGCACATGCCGGCGGGGTTCGAGGCGTTCGCCGACCTCGTCGTCCCGCGGTTGCAGGACCGCGGCCTGTTCCGGCGCGAGTACGCGGCGGGCACGTTGCGGGGGAACCTGGGGCTCGGCTGA